In Bernardetia litoralis DSM 6794, the genomic window GCTTCAACCGTCAGACGACTAGAAACTGTTCCGATTCCACCCGAAGAAGTAAATTTTTTATTATTGCCATTTTTCATTCGAATATCAATAATAGAAGACAAACGTCCACCATATTGTGCAGGAATCCCACCTTTGTATAATTTTACACTTTTGATAGCATCTCCATTAAAAACCGAAAAGAAACCCAATAAATGAGAAGCATTATAAACTGGAGCATCATCTAAAAGAATCAAATTTTGGTCATTTGAACCACCACGCACAAAAATTCCTCCTGTACCTTCGCCAGCACTCTGAACACCTGGTAAAAGTGTGAGGGTTCGCATAACATCCACTTCTCCCAAAAGAGCAGGAAGTTTTTTGACTTGTTCGACTTCCAAAACCTGTGTACTCATTTGTACTTCTGTAATATTGGCATCGGCATCTTTTTTACTTGTAACAACCACTTCTTTAAGATTTGAGGCTTCACTCATTTCTATATTGAGTGTTATGTTTTTGGTCAAATCTATTTCAAAAATTTGATTTTCAAAACCAATATAAGAAACTATAATTCTATATTTTTCTGTTGGAAGTGTTAGAGAGTAAAATCCATATTCATTGGCGACAGCACCTGTACCAGGTATTTTTTCTACCAAAACTGTTGCTCCAATTAGTTCTTCTCCATTGGCTGCATCTCTAATTTTGCCACTAAGTGTATAACTAGCTTCTTGTTGGGCAAAAAGATTATTTTGATAAAACAAAGATAAAATAAAAGTTAATGATAAGGTAAGAACGCATAAAAAATGCGTATGATTTCGTTTCATAGTAATTAAAAAGTAAGTTGAGAAAGATAGTTGATTTAGTGAATAGTTTGTATACTTTATTTGTTTTGCGAGTTTTATTATATCACAAATGGAAAAGACGCAGGTTTGTTTGTAAAAGTTGCTTTTCGGATTGATTTCTTAGCTTAGGTTAATAAATTTTATTAGTTTATCCTTTTTTACTGTCTTTCTACTTCTTTTGACGGAGTATAAGTTTTCCCTCCCCTATTCAGCTTACACAAATAAATTACCTTTAACTTGCTTTAACTTCTATCTCTCAAAAAAATTTTGATAGTCTTATCGTGTAATTTAAGTAAGAATTAATTCTTTTTTAAAAAAAATACAGGTAGAAGAAATCATAAAAGTATTTGTCCTAGAATTAGTGTCATTCCATATTTATTTTAATGAGGCTTATCGATTGATAAAGAAAACAAATAATGAAACGATACAAAGGGCAATTAAGTAACTGAACAGAATTAAGTATAATTATCTTGTATTTTGTTCAAGTCTGTACCAAAGGTTTAACTTGGGCAAAATAAGCCTTTTTGAGCTTTAAATACAAGATTAGGTATATTTAATTTTGCACCTTTACTTATATTTTAGAAAAAATAGGTGTAATTTATAAGGCACTCACTCATCAGCAATTAGGAAAATTTGATAAGTTTATTGAGATGTTTTGATTATCAAAAAAGAGAATAATAGATTTGTTTCAGTAGAATATGCAGGAGCTATGAATCCTTTATAATTATCAGCAAAATCAAGAATTTAAAGTTATATTTAAAGACTAGAACTGAAATTTAGCCTGCTAATTAATAAAACGATGTATTTGAATTACTTCTGATTTTATTCTAAACCCATCCTTTTTTCTTAAACCAAATATAAATACTTGCTACCATCGTAATCATAACTACCCAAACAATAAGATAACCATGAGGTGATTTTAATTCAGGCATAGATTTAAAATTCATTCCATAAACTCCCACAATAAAAGTAAGAGGAAGAAAAAACACAGAAAAGATAGTCAAAATTCCCATAATTTCATTGGTTCGGTGTGAAGCCAAAGAAAGTCGAAGATTAATTAAATTATTAGCATTTTCGTGTAACTCATCAACTCTGTAATATAAAGAATCTACAAATTCAATATTATGATGTGCCAAAGGATAATCTTTAGAATATCTCATATAAGTTTGAATGAGTTCTTTAGTAAGATAAAGCATTCTTTTAAAAACAGAGCCACGTCTTTTGAGTTGATACAATCTTTCAAAAATAGAACTATCTTTCATTTCTCTAAATACTTCTTTTTCATATACGTCTAAACGTTCGCTTGCTTGATTCATTCCTACTTCATAGGTTTTCAAGAGCATATCTAAAAGTTTGTAGGTAAAATGGGTAGTGCTTTCATAGCGTGTGTGTGAGCCATTTCGCCATTCGTTGGCAAGCTGTGCCAAGCTAGGCTGCCCCGTTTTGTGGATAGTCAGAATATAATCTTTATTTACAAAAATGGCTGCTTTTTTTGTGATTTCTTGAATTGTATCAGCTTCATCTTCACAATAAAGGTCATAATAACGCACAATAAAATATGTCCATTCGCCTATTGGTTCTACTTTTGGAGTGTGAAAAGCAGACATGCAATCCTTTACAGCAGCAGAAGGCATTTTGTACTGGCGAATGAGTTCTCTTAAATCTTTATCACTAGGACTAATTATGTCTATCCATTGATAACCCGATTCGGCTTCCAAAATAGTTTTTATCATAAGTGTTTTTGTTTTTGAAGAATAAATTTTTTGTAAATTTAATAATATGTTATGGAATAATTACAAAATTCTACCAATCACCATTTTCATTGTCCTCAATTTCTTCTTCTATATTTTTCATTTCTTCACTTTCTAATTCATCTTCATTTTGTTTATTTGGATTAGTAAGTAACATGTCTTTTTTGAATAATCTAAATTCTACTCTGCGATTCACTCGTTTGTCTTCTTCTGTAACCTCTGGAAAAACTAATGGTTTTTCAGAGCCTAAACCATAAGAATTTATTCTGTCTATTTCTAAACGTCCATACGATAAAATATAATTTTTGATAGATTCAGATCTGTCAAATGACAATTTTTTATTTTTATCTTGATTTCCATCAGCATCTGTATGCCCAAAAATATCCAATTGAAAATCTGGATGTTCGACCAAAAAATCTATAACAAGATGCAAATCATTTTCCATTTTTGGTAAAATATCTGTACTGTTGGCAGCAAATTCAATCGATTTAAATTGTATTGTTTCTATTTGTGTAGCTGGCGCAGAAGCCATTTTTTGCCTAACTC contains:
- a CDS encoding CorA family divalent cation transporter — translated: MIKTILEAESGYQWIDIISPSDKDLRELIRQYKMPSAAVKDCMSAFHTPKVEPIGEWTYFIVRYYDLYCEDEADTIQEITKKAAIFVNKDYILTIHKTGQPSLAQLANEWRNGSHTRYESTTHFTYKLLDMLLKTYEVGMNQASERLDVYEKEVFREMKDSSIFERLYQLKRRGSVFKRMLYLTKELIQTYMRYSKDYPLAHHNIEFVDSLYYRVDELHENANNLINLRLSLASHRTNEIMGILTIFSVFFLPLTFIVGVYGMNFKSMPELKSPHGYLIVWVVMITMVASIYIWFKKKGWV